A genome region from Methanocaldococcus sp. includes the following:
- a CDS encoding tRNA(Ile)(2)-agmatinylcytidine synthase, with amino-acid sequence MYIGIDDTDSPFKYCTTYIGTLLIEELKNNGYFVDMPKLIRMNPMVKYKTRGNGGVAIHVLNKDLSLNDIDEIKNITIRIVEKYTDFECENTNPGIVFLDENKYKENRGKLKEYYKEVLYKIVSIDYAEKFILKIGGDYIKYKLGRGIVGALGAISATPPFTYELLAYRKKEMWGKKRVINENSVIKMDKETFPYTFDNYDYENNKILITPNTPCPVLFGIRGINPEILLKAMNMIEGEKPERFMIFKTNQGTDVHLRPMKIKDIYPNTGVIVYGRVVENPKDIEGGHVIFRIFDNTGKIDCVSYEPTKKFRDVIRKLIVGDYIAVYGTVREKPLGINIEKIKILKLEKKYIKDKKCPYCGGTLKAKGKKTGYKCKKCKKLIGYDEIRKIEVERDLKIGFYEVPGSARRHLSKPIQLIDLI; translated from the coding sequence ATGTATATTGGTATTGACGATACAGACAGCCCATTTAAATATTGCACTACATATATAGGTACTTTACTAATTGAGGAATTGAAAAATAATGGTTATTTTGTAGATATGCCAAAACTTATTAGAATGAATCCAATGGTTAAATATAAAACCAGAGGTAATGGAGGAGTGGCAATACATGTTTTAAATAAAGATTTATCTTTAAATGATATTGATGAAATTAAAAATATAACTATTAGAATAGTTGAAAAATATACTGATTTTGAATGTGAAAATACTAATCCAGGAATAGTGTTTTTAGATGAAAATAAATACAAAGAAAATAGGGGAAAATTAAAGGAATACTATAAAGAAGTTTTATATAAAATAGTTAGCATAGATTATGCTGAAAAATTCATTTTAAAGATTGGTGGAGATTATATCAAATACAAATTAGGGAGAGGGATTGTAGGGGCATTAGGGGCTATTTCTGCCACTCCACCATTTACTTACGAACTTTTGGCGTATAGAAAAAAAGAAATGTGGGGAAAAAAAAGAGTTATTAATGAAAATAGTGTCATAAAAATGGATAAAGAAACATTTCCATACACATTTGACAACTACGATTATGAAAATAACAAAATTTTAATAACTCCTAACACCCCATGTCCTGTTTTATTTGGAATTAGAGGAATTAATCCTGAAATTTTATTAAAGGCTATGAACATGATAGAAGGAGAAAAACCAGAAAGATTCATGATATTTAAAACAAATCAAGGAACTGATGTTCATTTAAGACCAATGAAAATTAAAGATATCTATCCAAACACTGGAGTTATTGTTTATGGAAGAGTTGTTGAAAATCCAAAAGACATAGAAGGGGGGCATGTAATATTTAGAATATTTGACAACACTGGGAAGATTGACTGTGTATCTTATGAGCCAACGAAAAAGTTTAGAGACGTTATAAGAAAATTGATTGTAGGGGATTATATAGCAGTTTATGGAACTGTAAGAGAAAAACCATTAGGAATAAATATTGAAAAAATTAAGATATTAAAGTTGGAAAAAAAGTATATTAAAGATAAAAAATGTCCATACTGTGGAGGCACATTAAAGGCAAAAGGTAAAAAAACAGGATACAAATGTAAAAAATGCAAAAAATTAATTGGATATGATGAAATTAGAAAGATAGAAGTTGAGAGAGATTTAAAAATAGGCTTTTATGAAGTTCCGGGCTCTGCAAGAAGGCATTTAAGTAAGCCTATACAGTTGATAGATTTAATTTAA
- a CDS encoding TatD family hydrolase, with protein MDILKNLPVTDNHIHVDDVKGYGAIKVAKIFYNAGGKVMIVINKPTFDGDLTRSMDILVRDVEKINKETPVKAFGLVGVHPAELTYLMKFMSLEEAKEKIINALNYAKKLVEENDFIVGIGEVGRPHYKVDEDVWRASNEILKYCMSLAKDLDCAIQIHAESSTEEQFKEFSEMAKKVNLNPERVIKHHCGDMVVEGEKYGIFPSILASRVNEDVVKKSVRFVMETDYIDDLKRPGVVLGIKTVPRVTRKLIEKGVLDEDKVYKIHKENIEKIYNLDLVF; from the coding sequence TTGGATATATTGAAAAATCTACCTGTTACAGATAACCATATTCACGTTGATGATGTTAAGGGTTATGGAGCCATAAAAGTGGCTAAAATATTCTATAATGCTGGAGGAAAGGTAATGATAGTTATAAACAAGCCAACATTTGATGGAGATTTAACAAGATCAATGGATATTTTAGTTAGAGATGTAGAAAAAATAAATAAAGAAACTCCTGTTAAAGCCTTTGGATTAGTAGGAGTACATCCTGCTGAATTAACTTATCTAATGAAATTTATGAGTTTGGAGGAAGCAAAAGAAAAAATTATTAACGCTTTAAATTATGCAAAAAAACTTGTGGAAGAGAATGATTTTATTGTAGGTATTGGTGAAGTTGGAAGGCCACATTATAAAGTTGATGAAGATGTTTGGAGAGCTTCAAATGAGATTTTAAAATATTGTATGTCTTTGGCGAAAGATTTAGACTGTGCTATTCAAATTCACGCTGAGAGTTCGACAGAAGAGCAATTTAAAGAATTTTCTGAAATGGCTAAAAAAGTTAATTTAAATCCTGAAAGAGTTATAAAACATCACTGTGGAGATATGGTGGTAGAAGGAGAAAAGTATGGTATATTTCCTTCAATTTTAGCTTCGAGAGTTAATGAGGATGTTGTTAAAAAATCTGTAAGATTTGTAATGGAAACTGACTATATTGATGACTTAAAGAGACCGGGAGTAGTTTTAGGAATAAAAACAGTTCCAAGAGTTACAAGAAAATTAATTGAAAAAGGAGTTTTAGATGAAGACAAAGTTTATAAAATTCATAAGGAAAACATTGAAAAAATTTATAATCTTGATTTAGTCTTTTAA